Part of the Paenibacillus guangzhouensis genome is shown below.
GTTCCCCTTCGTTTCGTTGGTGAATCGCTCGGCGTATGGGTGAATTGGAATAGTCAGCAATCGACAGCTGCATTGTTGACGAAGAAGACGGTTAGCCATGCCTTAGGTTCGACAACCTTGAACACTGTACCAAAACGTGCAGTCGTTCTGTTCAACGGAGCGGTAGATATCTCTGTACTTCTAGGCGTTAAGCCTGTCGGCGCTGTTGAATCCTATGTACAGCAGCCATTCTATGATTACCTCCGTTCCGATCTGATCGGTACGAAGACATTGGGTGATGAGACGCAGCCAAATCTGGAAGCGATTGTTAAGTTGAAACCGGACGTCATTATCGCAACCAAAGATCGTCACGAGAAAATCTATGATCAACTGAGCAAAATTGCGCCGACGATCGTAACGAAGGATCTTGCGGATTGGCAGGATAATCTGAATATCGCGGCATCGATCTTCAATAAAGAAGACAAGGCGAATCAATTCCTTACGGAATGGAAAGCGCAAATCGCTGACTTCAAGAGTAAGTTATCTGCAAAGGATCGCGGAGCGGAAGTATCCGTCATCCGCATTAACCCGAACGGCAGTGCGCGTGCTTATAATACAGGATTTGCTTATCAAATTTTCCAAGAGCTAGGCTTCAAAGTGCCGAAAGAGCAGCTTGCAGCAAAGAAAGAAATCATTACGATCACGTCGAAAGAGCAGGTTAAACTGCTGGATGGCGATTACATCTTTGACTTTACGGTAGATTGGGACGGCGACGGCGCGGTGCTCAAGCTGCAGAAGGAATGGATCGACAGCCCGCTGTGGAAGAACTTGGACGCTGTGAAGAACAAGAAATATTACAAAGTAAATGCGGTAACGTGGAACCTATCCGGCGGGGCGATTGCGGCAAAACGGATGTTGAATGACCTTTATTTCTACTTTGATTTGGAATAGGTATATCACAGGAGAATGGGCTATTGGCCCATTCTTTTGCAATGTGTGAGAGAGGATGAAGGACGGGATGCGAAATACAGCCGGTAAAATCCTTGGGCTGATGATCGGTCTGATTCTGCTGGGGATCAGCTTCGTCATGAGTATTCGATTTGGGTTTACGAAAATTTCTTGGGGAACTGTGCAGGCGGCCTTGCTGCATTATGACGAGACATCAATGGATCAGGTCGTCGTCCGCACGTCACGATTGCCGCGGGCCTTGATTGCGGCTGCGATTGGAGCAAGTCTGGCGGTTGCCGGCGTCATCATGCAAGCGGTCACCCGTAATCCGTTGGCATCGCCAAGCGTGTTAGGCGTCAACGCCGGGGCGAGCTTCACGATCGTGCTCTTCATTATCGTATTCGGATGGAGCGATATGAGGGCATTGGTGTGGATATCTTTTGCAGGAGCGGGACTAGCAGCGGGCACAGTCTACGTACTAGGATCCTTGAGTCGGGAGGGACTGTCGCCGCTTCGTGTCATTTTGGCCGGTTCGGCCATGATTGCATTATTTATGTCTGGGACCCAGGGGCTGCTCGTGTTCAATCAGAACGGATTGCAGGATGTGATGTTCTGGTTAGCAGGATCGATTGCCGCAAGAGATCTCAGCATGCAGCTCATCGTGCTGCCGTATCTTGCCATTGGTTGGATCACAGCATTCTGTATTACCAGTCAATTGAATCTGATGGTGCTCGGTGAAGAGACGGCGAAGGGACTGGGGCAACGGACGGTGCGTTTCCAATTGATCGCCGGCGTTATCGTTGTTTTGCTGGCAGGGGGTTCTGTAGCGGTCGCAGGACCGATTGCGCTCATTGGGATTATCGTGCCGCATATGGTTAGGTTTCTAGCGGGACATGATCATCGCTGGCTTATTCCTTATTGCTTGGTGTATGGGGCAGTGCTGCTCCTGCTTGCGGATGTTGCGGCGAGGTTCGTTATTTTGCCGGAGGAAGTGCCAGTCGGAATTATGACGGCTGCCATTGGCGCGCCATTCTTCATTTATCTTGCTCGTAGGGAGATGAAGAGAGGATGAAGCGAATGGTTAACAATAGGATGCAGCTTCATGACGGCAGGCGATTCCACCGTTCTACGAGACGAGCGTTGGTCGGGTTGTCCCTCGGTGCGCTGCTCGTCACGATCTTAAGCCTGTCGCTCGGTGATCAGCCTATTGGCTTCCTTCATGCGGTCCGCGCATTATGGGGCGAGGGGAATCCGGATCATGTACTCATCGTTCAGACGCTCCGAGCACCAAGAATTCTGGTTGCACTTATGGTGGGTGCTGCCTTTGCGGTGTCGGGTGCGATCCTGCAGGGGGTTATTCGCAATCCGCTAGCGGCACCGGATGTCGTGGGCATTACGGGGGGCGCATCGGTCGGCGCCGTTGCGTTCATTACTTATATGCCGAGTACAGTGAGCATCCATTGGATGCCGATCGCCGCCATTGTCGGGGCCTTTATGGCGACGATGCTCATTTACTTCATCGCTTGGAAGCAAGGCGTGAATCCCTTAAGGCTCGTTCTTGTCGGAATTGGAATTTCTTCCTTACTGTCCGCGATGACGTCATTTATGCTCGTATTTAGTCCGGCCTATTCGGCGAGCTCAGCATACATCTGGTTAACGGGCACCATATATGGTTCGACGTGGGTGCATGTCTGGGTATTGGCTCCGTGGCTTGCGGTCTGCATCATCATGATGGGGTTTTCTATGAAAGCGATGAATTTGCAATTACTGACGGATGAGACGGCGATCGGGCTCGGTGGTCATGTCCAGCGATATCGGATCGTGCTGATCTTGATCAGCGTCTGCTTGGCAGGCGCCGCCGTGTCTGTGGGGGGCGTCATCGGGTTTGTTGGATTAATTGCACCGCATGTCGCGCGAAAGCTGGTTGGGCCGATGTACAGCAGGTTGATACCGGTCTCCGCATTATTCGGGGCCATCGTGGTGGCCTTGGCCGATCTCGTAGGCCGAACGGCGTTTCTGCCGCTCGACATTCCGGTTGGCATATTCACATCGGGCATTGGCGCGCCCTTCTTCATTTATTTGCTGTATCGATCTCGTAGAAAGTAGTACGGCCGGCTGGCATCTGCTTAGATGTTGTCTGTGTTCGGGAAAGGTTTGCTGCTGAGCACGCCAGATTTTCGCCAACCCGTTGGGGTGACGCCGACGAACCGTTTGAATACCGTCGCGAAATGCTGGCTTGATTGATAGCCCAGACGATGTGAGATCTCCGTGATCGAATCCTTAGTTTCTGTTAGCTGTCGGCATGCCATCTTGACCCGTTGCCTTTCGATGAAGGTCATAGGCGGCTCACCGGTATACTCCTGAAAGGTGCGATAAAAGTGAGAGGCACTCACGCCAGCGGACGCGGCTAGTTCATCGACGGAGGGCCGCCATTCCGGCTCATGGCCGAGTCTTGCGATGATGCGATCGAATTGGAGCAGCAGATCATCGGCGACGCTCCGAGAACCGGTGACAGGCTGCGTGATCATGAGCAGCAAGTCAGTTAGCGCATGCCGGACCTTTGTGCTGCGCAGGAGACTTGCCTCCGTCAGCGCATGCTGGAGCTTTTTGAACGAATCGACGGGGTGTAGGCCGATCGGTATGACTCTTGGCAATTGCGCAAGTGATTGTTCGATCAGTCGGCACTCTTCGGACGGCAGCCGCAGCCAGCCTTCATGTTGGGGGGCGGTGATGATGACCCACCAGAATTTGCATGGTTCAATGACGTTGAAGCCGCCGCGATGCTTCTCCCCAGGGCGGGAGTAGAATAAGTCGCCCGCCTGCGTCTCATAGATGGCGTCCCCGATCGCCCAGCTGGCTTGGCCGCGTTCGATGAGGACGAATTCATAACAGCCGGGATGCTCGTGTTCGAACAGCGGCATCGCTCGGCGAATTTCGTCGCTGCCGAACATAACGAATTCGGGGACGCTTAGAATCGGCGAATCGTTCTCGATATGATAAGTCCAACGAGGCATGGGGATCCTCCTCTAACGATGTTTCTTTACATACTCATATGTTTCTCATCCTACTTCGTAATCTTGCGAACGTCAATGGAGTCCATGCGAGGTTACTATGAGGTTAATCACATTATTGGAGGAGATCGCATTGACATTACAAGCAGAACGTCAGTATAGGATTACAGCGCAAGATAAGGACACTTTCGAACGGGACGGCTATTGGATTAGTCCGAAGTTAATTAATGATGAGCAGATTGAACGACTCCGGCAGGCGCATGAGCGGGTTTGGTCCGGACAATTCGACGGGGATGGGGAACCTATGAATCCCCTCTACCTCAGCAGCAACCCGGATGCGCTGCGTAAATTCGATAACGGCTGGTGGATTAATGATGAGGTGCGAAATGTCGTGACCGATCCGTTGATCGGGCAGCTGTGCGCCGACTTATTAGACACCGATGAAATTCGTCTGTGGCATGACCAGGTGATCTATAAGCCGGGTGTTGGGGATAAGGCGACGGAATCCGGCAACGTTGGTTGGCATCAAGACTATGCATACTGGCAATGTTCGGACACGCCTGACATGATTACGGTGTGGATCGCGTTGCAGGATACCGATTTAACGAATGGCGGGATGATGACGATTCTGGGATCCCACAAATGGGGGATGATCCCAGATAGCAATTCCTTCTTCAATCAAGACATGGTGCAGTTGAAGCAGAAATACTCTGGAGGACGGGATTGGATCGAAGAGCCTTGCATTCTCAAAGCGGGTCAAGCGAGCTTCCATCATGGGCTGACGTTCCATGGTTCAGGTCCGAATATGACGAATGATCCACGTCTGTCCGTTGTTGCGCATGTGATGAAGGGCGGAACTGGTTACCGTGCAGGCATTCAGCGTCACGATAATATCCGATTGCTAGGACCTCGTCCGGTGAACGGGCAAGCGTTCGCCAATGATTACTTCCCGGTATTGTTTAAAAGATAAGCACATAGACAAGACCCTGCCTGAATCGGCGGGGTCTTTTTGTATGCAAAGTGAGAGCGAACAGACCGGATTCCTATGGATTTAGGGTTCTGGTCTTTTTTACATGTGGTTGGAATGAAAGTTGATCAAGCCCTATTTTTCACAAAATATCCAAATCCATTAGAGGAATGCTGGGTATACTTGGAGAATAAATAGGATTGACGATGTTGACAAACCTATATTTACATCATGAAGGTAACAGCATTGAATTGATTATGGGAGGTTTTTTACGAATGAAGAGGAGATTAGCCATTCTGTTGTCTGCGAGCATGCTGCTGGCGATGCCGGTATCGGCGTTTGCGCAAGAAGCGGACAAGTATGCAACGCGCGGGGACGTCGTGGATTATTTGCTGAATGCGGCGGATGATTACAATCCGGGTGTGAAGAAAGAAGATATCGTTAAGGGTGATGTCAAAGGGGATCTGAAGCTCGATCAATCGGTATCCCGAATCGAAGCGTTGATCATGCTTAGCCGCGCGTTCTCGAATCTACCTGCACCGCAGGGCAATGACCTGCGTGTGGGCAACTCGGCTGCAGTGTTTACGGATGTACCGAAATGGGCGCAAAATGACATTGCCAAGCTGGCGTCGGCTGGCATCTTGAGCGGTTATCCAGATGGCAAACTTGGTGTATCGGATCGCGTAACGAAGGATCAATTGCGTACTCTCGCAAATCGTATTTTCGCGCTGAACGGCACGAATCCGCGTGATGATTACTATGAATTCATCAATAAGAAATGGTTGAATGCCTCGAAGATTCCTGCGGGCGAAATGGGCAACGGCGTATTCAACGAACTCATGAATTCGAATGAAGTGAAAGTGAGTGGCATCATCAATGAGTTGGTGAAGCAGCAGAATCCAGCAGGCTCCAAGGAGCAGAAGATCGCGGATTTCTACAAGTCCGCTCTTGATACGAAGAGCCGTAACCAAGACGGCATCAAGCCGATTGCGCCGTACTTAACAGCGATTGACAAAGCGACGACGATCAAGGAACTGTTCGAGGCGAACCATGAGATTAACAAAGCGACGGAAATGGGGCCTTTGCTCTCCTTCGGCGTGATGGCCGATGCAAAGAACAGCAGCGTTAATGCGCTTTATTTCATGGGGCTCGGGACGGGACTCGACAAGAACAGCTATGTCTCCGGCGATGAGAAGACTAAGAAAGTATACATCAATTACATAACGAAGCTTTTCGTCCTATCAGGCGATAAAGAAGAATCCGCCAAAGCGCAGGCTGAAGCCGTATTTGCTTTTGAGAAAGAGCTGGCAATAGCATCGATGGATGTTCAGGACAAAGGCAACGTGAACAAGTATTACAATCCATACACGAAGGATAAATTCATTGCTTTGTTCAAGACCGTCGATATGGCGAAAATGTTGAAAGATCTTCAATTGGATCAAGCCGATAAAATCATCGTGATGGATGTTGGGTTAGCGAACAAATCGGCAGAGCTTCTCACGGAGCAAAATTTGAATACCCTCAAATCGTATGCCAAGTCAATGTTCTTAATGAAGACAGGCGGCATGCTATCGGCTGATTTCAGTGAAGCAAGCAATCAATTCAGCGCCGACCTGTACGGCGTCGTTGGCGAGAAAACGGATGAGCAAATTGCAGTAAGCTCGACCAAAGAGATGATGAGCGAGTACCTCGGACAGGAGTTCGCGAAGCGCTACTTCACGAAGGAAGCGAAGCAAGACGTCGAGAAAATGGTACAACAATTCATCGCGACGTACGAGAAGCGTATTCAAGCGTTAGATTGGATGTCTGATGCAACAAAGGCGAAAGCCATTA
Proteins encoded:
- a CDS encoding stalk domain-containing protein, which codes for MLTVFPMAAMAASKSIQVTVNGKALKFDVAPQVISGRTFVPYLTIAESLGGTVKYDEKTKKATINKGNSKVEVTVGSKQAKINGSSVSLEAAPVSVKGAVMVPLRFVGESLGVWVNWNSQQSTAALLTKKTVSHALGSTTLNTVPKRAVVLFNGAVDISVLLGVKPVGAVESYVQQPFYDYLRSDLIGTKTLGDETQPNLEAIVKLKPDVIIATKDRHEKIYDQLSKIAPTIVTKDLADWQDNLNIAASIFNKEDKANQFLTEWKAQIADFKSKLSAKDRGAEVSVIRINPNGSARAYNTGFAYQIFQELGFKVPKEQLAAKKEIITITSKEQVKLLDGDYIFDFTVDWDGDGAVLKLQKEWIDSPLWKNLDAVKNKKYYKVNAVTWNLSGGAIAAKRMLNDLYFYFDLE
- a CDS encoding FecCD family ABC transporter permease, whose translation is MRNTAGKILGLMIGLILLGISFVMSIRFGFTKISWGTVQAALLHYDETSMDQVVVRTSRLPRALIAAAIGASLAVAGVIMQAVTRNPLASPSVLGVNAGASFTIVLFIIVFGWSDMRALVWISFAGAGLAAGTVYVLGSLSREGLSPLRVILAGSAMIALFMSGTQGLLVFNQNGLQDVMFWLAGSIAARDLSMQLIVLPYLAIGWITAFCITSQLNLMVLGEETAKGLGQRTVRFQLIAGVIVVLLAGGSVAVAGPIALIGIIVPHMVRFLAGHDHRWLIPYCLVYGAVLLLLADVAARFVILPEEVPVGIMTAAIGAPFFIYLARREMKRG
- a CDS encoding FecCD family ABC transporter permease, coding for MKRMVNNRMQLHDGRRFHRSTRRALVGLSLGALLVTILSLSLGDQPIGFLHAVRALWGEGNPDHVLIVQTLRAPRILVALMVGAAFAVSGAILQGVIRNPLAAPDVVGITGGASVGAVAFITYMPSTVSIHWMPIAAIVGAFMATMLIYFIAWKQGVNPLRLVLVGIGISSLLSAMTSFMLVFSPAYSASSAYIWLTGTIYGSTWVHVWVLAPWLAVCIIMMGFSMKAMNLQLLTDETAIGLGGHVQRYRIVLILISVCLAGAAVSVGGVIGFVGLIAPHVARKLVGPMYSRLIPVSALFGAIVVALADLVGRTAFLPLDIPVGIFTSGIGAPFFIYLLYRSRRK
- a CDS encoding helix-turn-helix domain-containing protein — translated: MPRWTYHIENDSPILSVPEFVMFGSDEIRRAMPLFEHEHPGCYEFVLIERGQASWAIGDAIYETQAGDLFYSRPGEKHRGGFNVIEPCKFWWVIITAPQHEGWLRLPSEECRLIEQSLAQLPRVIPIGLHPVDSFKKLQHALTEASLLRSTKVRHALTDLLLMITQPVTGSRSVADDLLLQFDRIIARLGHEPEWRPSVDELAASAGVSASHFYRTFQEYTGEPPMTFIERQRVKMACRQLTETKDSITEISHRLGYQSSQHFATVFKRFVGVTPTGWRKSGVLSSKPFPNTDNI
- a CDS encoding phytanoyl-CoA dioxygenase family protein; the encoded protein is MTLQAERQYRITAQDKDTFERDGYWISPKLINDEQIERLRQAHERVWSGQFDGDGEPMNPLYLSSNPDALRKFDNGWWINDEVRNVVTDPLIGQLCADLLDTDEIRLWHDQVIYKPGVGDKATESGNVGWHQDYAYWQCSDTPDMITVWIALQDTDLTNGGMMTILGSHKWGMIPDSNSFFNQDMVQLKQKYSGGRDWIEEPCILKAGQASFHHGLTFHGSGPNMTNDPRLSVVAHVMKGGTGYRAGIQRHDNIRLLGPRPVNGQAFANDYFPVLFKR
- a CDS encoding M13-type metalloendopeptidase produces the protein MKRRLAILLSASMLLAMPVSAFAQEADKYATRGDVVDYLLNAADDYNPGVKKEDIVKGDVKGDLKLDQSVSRIEALIMLSRAFSNLPAPQGNDLRVGNSAAVFTDVPKWAQNDIAKLASAGILSGYPDGKLGVSDRVTKDQLRTLANRIFALNGTNPRDDYYEFINKKWLNASKIPAGEMGNGVFNELMNSNEVKVSGIINELVKQQNPAGSKEQKIADFYKSALDTKSRNQDGIKPIAPYLTAIDKATTIKELFEANHEINKATEMGPLLSFGVMADAKNSSVNALYFMGLGTGLDKNSYVSGDEKTKKVYINYITKLFVLSGDKEESAKAQAEAVFAFEKELAIASMDVQDKGNVNKYYNPYTKDKFIALFKTVDMAKMLKDLQLDQADKIIVMDVGLANKSAELLTEQNLNTLKSYAKSMFLMKTGGMLSADFSEASNQFSADLYGVVGEKTDEQIAVSSTKEMMSEYLGQEFAKRYFTKEAKQDVEKMVQQFIATYEKRIQALDWMSDATKAKAIKKLEKMTVKIGYPDQWSNALDKISIKTAENGGSLFSNTVAITKAYTDMMKASLGKEVDKSAWIMAVYDVNAYYNPVNNEIVFPAGILQAPFYDIHAKHETNLGAIGMVIAHEISHAFDNLGSAYDENGNAVNWWTEEDLKKFQEKCAEVIQFYDHIEVVPGSYNNGQLTVSENIADIGGMATSLQVASQLPNPDYKAYFEGYATIWRSTMTKEIAAYMTTIDTHSANKVRVNRTISNFEEFYKTYGVTAKDAQYVAPEDRVSIW